One Diabrotica undecimpunctata isolate CICGRU unplaced genomic scaffold, icDiaUnde3 ctg00002348.1, whole genome shotgun sequence genomic window carries:
- the LOC140431960 gene encoding uncharacterized protein — translation MMLDGSLQIPAPCTLTRDSETRVPYVVIGDEGFGLHANLLRPFGGTHLDKNKQIFNYRLARARRYVECAFGILDNKWRIFHRPLDIDKTTAVWTVNAYTILHNFIKDKEGSNSDNNVSEEFSYENLTHEVRTIGGNTANLVRTEFVNYFMPKAGSVSWQDEAI, via the coding sequence atGATGCTAGACGGCAGTCTACAAATACCAGCACCATGCACATTAACAAGAGACTCAGAAACGAGAGTTCCTTATGTGGTCATTGGAGACGAAGGTTTCGGATTACACGCAAATTTATTAAGGCCCTTTGGCGGGACGCATCTGGACAAAAATAAGCAAATATTCAACTATCGTTTGGCTAGAGCTAGGAGATACGTTGAATGTGCCTTCGGTATCTTAGATAATAAGTGGAGAATATTCCATCGGCCTTTAGACATCGATAAAACAACAGCTGTATGGACTGTTAACGCATATACTATTCTACACAACTTTATAAAAGACAAGGAGGGCTCAAACAGTGATAATAACGTATCTGAAGAATTTAGTTACGAAAACCTAACCCATGAAGTAAGAACAATAGGTGGTAATACTGCCAATTTAGTTCGAACAGAATTCGTGAACTATTTTATGCCCAAAGCTGGATCAGTTTCATGGCAGGATGAAGCTATTTAG